From a single Gimesia fumaroli genomic region:
- the msrP gene encoding protein-methionine-sulfoxide reductase catalytic subunit MsrP — MNHLNRKIWDVPENEHTPEAVFQNRKAHRREFLKLMGYGLGIAGFADLLSGCEQATQEEIEKAGAVEPLPDALQGVYPAPRNEAFKYGRPETKEIEAVEFTNFYEFTGPTSKESWKYVGKFETSPWAVTIEGECAKPRTFDIDDLYKEMKFEERDYRHRCVETWAMCVPWTGFPLASLLKLVEPKTTAKFVAFETFDKPKQAPYMESSGTGTWPWPYTEGLSIEEAMNDLTFIATGLYGKPLLKQNGAPIRLVVPWKYGFKSGKSIVKIKLTSEQPKTFWNTINPNEYGFVANVNPDVSHPRWSQRTEWMLGTEKRYDTKIYNGYGEYVGGLYNS; from the coding sequence ATGAACCATCTGAACCGTAAGATCTGGGATGTACCAGAAAACGAACACACACCTGAAGCGGTCTTTCAGAATCGCAAAGCACATCGTCGTGAATTCTTGAAACTCATGGGATATGGATTGGGCATCGCTGGTTTTGCCGACCTGCTCTCTGGTTGTGAACAGGCCACGCAGGAAGAAATCGAAAAAGCGGGCGCCGTTGAGCCACTGCCAGATGCGCTGCAAGGAGTCTATCCGGCTCCGCGCAATGAAGCCTTCAAATATGGACGTCCCGAAACCAAAGAAATCGAAGCCGTCGAGTTCACTAACTTTTATGAATTCACAGGGCCAACGTCCAAGGAATCCTGGAAATACGTCGGGAAGTTCGAAACCTCTCCCTGGGCGGTCACGATCGAAGGAGAATGCGCCAAGCCGCGCACGTTTGACATCGATGATCTGTATAAAGAGATGAAATTCGAAGAGCGGGATTACCGCCATCGCTGCGTAGAAACCTGGGCCATGTGTGTTCCCTGGACCGGCTTTCCCCTGGCAAGTTTATTAAAACTGGTCGAGCCCAAGACAACGGCAAAATTCGTTGCCTTTGAAACCTTCGACAAACCTAAACAGGCCCCTTACATGGAATCCAGCGGCACTGGTACCTGGCCCTGGCCTTACACCGAGGGGTTAAGTATTGAAGAAGCGATGAACGACCTCACATTTATCGCGACCGGCCTGTATGGAAAACCGCTCCTGAAACAAAACGGGGCTCCCATTCGACTGGTCGTTCCCTGGAAATACGGCTTCAAGTCCGGCAAATCAATCGTGAAAATCAAACTGACTTCCGAGCAGCCGAAGACGTTCTGGAACACCATCAATCCTAATGAATACGGGTTTGTCGCCAATGTAAACCCCGACGTATCCCACCCCCGCTGGAGCCAGCGCACCGAATGGATGCTGGGAACCGAAAAACGCTATGACACCAAGATCTATAACGGCTACGGCGAATATGTTGGCGGGCTGTATAACAGCTAA
- the sthA gene encoding Si-specific NAD(P)(+) transhydrogenase yields MKYDIVIIGSGPAGHKAAIAASKLGKRVAIIERNFRGMGGVCLHKGTIPSKTMREAILYLTGYRHRDVYSKWYRRKRRITMQDLRLKLADVAEHELEIIHDQLERNGVEIFIGEAQFVSPHEVAVDGETGRKILYGDHILVATGTKPSRPPHIPFDGKTIFDSDEIIDLKEIPRSMIVVGGGVIGIEYAIMFATLGVEVTVLDGREHLLEFCDREIIDALIHHARSLGMVFRMGEEVVGIERFSDTMAAVQTESGKRLVADSVLYTVGRVGDADELNFQAAGLEPDERGRLWCNEEHQTWVPHIYGAGDIVGFPALASVSMEQGRRVVCNAFNEPFEAFDLMPYGLFTIPEISMVGKTEQQLTEEHIPYEVGAARYREIARGQISGDRDGMLKILFHRETLKILGIHAIGESATEIVHIGQTVMSLDGTIEYFRNAVFNYPTMAECYKVAAFDAFEKMSLDRLFEESQLTKANTDSPAETEAEEVNQAELDEPEAVEV; encoded by the coding sequence ATGAAATACGACATTGTGATAATTGGAAGTGGTCCCGCTGGGCATAAAGCTGCGATTGCCGCCTCAAAACTTGGCAAGCGGGTTGCGATTATTGAACGCAACTTTCGTGGAATGGGTGGTGTCTGCCTGCACAAAGGTACGATCCCGTCGAAAACGATGCGAGAAGCCATTCTGTACCTGACCGGGTATCGTCATCGCGATGTGTACAGCAAGTGGTATCGCCGAAAACGCCGCATCACAATGCAGGACCTGCGTCTAAAGCTGGCTGATGTTGCCGAACATGAACTGGAAATTATCCATGATCAGCTGGAACGAAACGGCGTGGAAATCTTCATTGGTGAGGCCCAATTCGTCAGTCCGCATGAAGTAGCCGTGGATGGCGAAACAGGACGCAAAATTTTGTATGGGGATCATATTCTGGTAGCGACCGGAACGAAGCCTTCCCGTCCTCCTCACATTCCCTTTGATGGTAAAACAATCTTCGATTCCGACGAAATCATCGATCTGAAAGAAATCCCCAGATCGATGATTGTCGTCGGCGGCGGTGTGATTGGTATCGAATACGCAATTATGTTTGCGACACTGGGAGTCGAAGTAACGGTTCTGGATGGACGAGAACATTTACTGGAATTCTGCGATCGTGAAATTATTGATGCCCTGATTCACCATGCCCGTTCTCTGGGGATGGTCTTCCGGATGGGAGAAGAAGTGGTGGGGATCGAACGTTTTTCTGATACGATGGCAGCCGTTCAGACGGAGAGCGGTAAGAGACTGGTTGCTGATTCGGTATTATATACCGTTGGTCGTGTCGGTGATGCGGACGAATTAAACTTTCAGGCCGCAGGTCTGGAACCCGATGAGCGTGGCCGACTGTGGTGCAACGAAGAGCATCAGACCTGGGTTCCTCACATCTACGGTGCCGGTGACATTGTCGGTTTCCCGGCTCTGGCGAGTGTGTCGATGGAACAGGGTCGGCGCGTGGTCTGCAATGCCTTTAATGAACCATTTGAAGCATTTGACCTGATGCCTTACGGCTTATTTACGATCCCTGAAATTTCAATGGTCGGAAAAACAGAACAGCAGTTAACCGAGGAGCATATCCCCTATGAAGTGGGAGCGGCCCGTTATCGCGAAATCGCGCGGGGACAGATTTCCGGCGACCGTGACGGGATGTTGAAAATTTTGTTCCATCGGGAAACGTTAAAAATTCTGGGAATCCATGCCATCGGTGAATCGGCAACAGAGATCGTACACATCGGACAGACTGTGATGTCGCTGGATGGGACAATCGAGTATTTCCGGAATGCTGTGTTCAATTATCCGACGATGGCAGAATGTTATAAGGTCGCTGCCTTTGATGCGTTTGAAAAAATGAGCCTGGATCGTCTATTTGAAGAGTCTCAACTTACTAAAGCAAATACAGACTCACCCGCTGAGACAGAAGCTGAAGAGGTAAATCAGGCCGAACTGGATGAGCCGGAAGCCGTAGAAGTATAG
- a CDS encoding RluA family pseudouridine synthase, giving the protein MESAYETDLIVEEYLDGSRIDRFLSRHFRNYSTQRLQRIVQAGFAKVNGTPAGPLQRVFRGQQVNIVLAEPPDKTYEPEHLPLEILFEDAWLIIVNKPPGMIAHPAGNILSGTVANALQYYLDQQTGLRSLLRPGIVHRLDQFTSGILIVAKEHLAHRGLSIQFQKNQISKAYLAIVRHNPKQDSFENGAAIGEHPTQTGVCMSTHPQALRAKTAFTRFEVLERFQDHALVRAFPQTGRLHQIRVHLADLGFPIISDDFYGNDERLLADLNLINRQALHAEQIEFAHPVTGLRMKIAAGAPDDFHQALERLRNT; this is encoded by the coding sequence ATGGAATCTGCATACGAAACCGATTTGATTGTTGAGGAATATCTGGATGGTTCCCGCATCGATCGGTTTCTCAGCCGCCATTTCAGAAATTATTCGACGCAGCGTCTGCAGCGCATCGTGCAGGCCGGTTTTGCCAAAGTCAACGGCACGCCGGCTGGCCCGCTGCAACGCGTCTTTCGCGGACAACAAGTCAATATTGTTCTGGCCGAACCTCCCGATAAAACTTATGAGCCCGAACATCTGCCGCTCGAAATTCTGTTTGAAGATGCGTGGCTGATCATCGTCAACAAGCCTCCCGGTATGATCGCGCACCCTGCAGGAAATATTCTCTCAGGTACCGTCGCCAATGCACTTCAATATTATCTGGATCAGCAGACCGGTCTGCGCAGCCTGTTACGTCCGGGCATCGTCCATCGGCTTGATCAATTTACCAGTGGTATTCTGATCGTCGCCAAAGAGCACTTGGCGCATCGCGGCCTGTCGATTCAATTTCAGAAAAATCAAATCAGCAAAGCCTATCTGGCCATTGTGCGTCACAACCCAAAACAGGACTCATTTGAAAACGGTGCCGCCATCGGCGAACACCCCACACAAACCGGCGTCTGCATGTCAACACACCCGCAGGCACTACGTGCCAAAACCGCGTTCACCCGATTTGAAGTGCTGGAACGATTTCAAGATCACGCGCTCGTACGGGCGTTTCCCCAAACGGGTCGGCTGCATCAGATTCGCGTACATTTGGCTGATCTCGGATTTCCGATTATTTCCGATGACTTTTATGGCAACGATGAACGGCTGCTCGCAGACCTGAATCTGATCAACAGACAGGCGCTGCACGCCGAACAGATTGAGTTCGCCCATCCGGTCACTGGTCTGCGGATGAAAATAGCTGCAGGAGCACCTGATGATTTCCATCAGGCACTCGAACGGCTACGGAATACCTGA
- the acnA gene encoding aconitate hydratase AcnA, translating into MASGNPFGAEGQLKAAGSEFTYYRLQKLIDDGIGNIEALPYSIRVLLESCLRNVDGFVVNESDVNNLANWSAESPNPVEVPFKPGRVVLQDFTGVPAVVDLAALRSAMVRLGGDPQKINPLVRCDLVIDHSVQVDEFATRLSLQHNVEKEFERNQERYQFLRWGQQALNNFGVVPPATGIVHQVNLEYLAKAVLTKDGVAYPDSLVGTDSHTTMINGLGVVGWGVGGIEAEAVMLGQPIYMLTPEVVGFKLSGKLPEGATATDLVLRIVQMLREHGVVGKFVEFFGPGLSNMSLADRATIANMAPEYGATIGFFPVDDETLNYMRRTGRTDAEVDLVERYYKEQGMFRTDSSPEPSFTSQLQLDISTIEVSLAGPKRPQDRIALTDMKSHWHSDLSKTFGKEDPSPVSVAVEYNDQNFNLKDGSVVIAAITSCTNTSNPSVMLGAGLLAKKAAEKGLTRKPWVKTSLAPGSRVVTDYLEKAGLTPYLDQLGFNLVGYGCTTCIGNSGPLPAPISKAINDNDIVAAAVLSGNRNFEGRISPDVRANYLASPPLVVAYALAGTTDIDLSTEPLGQDQDGNDVFLKDVWPSQAEVNETMESAINPEMFRDEYGKATEGSPEWQAINGGDGDIFEWDEKSTYIQEPPFFVDMPETPAPISSINGARVLVSVGDSVTTDHISPAGAIKADSPAGKYLQEHGITPENFNSYGSRRGNDRVMTRGTFANIRLSNLLAPGTSGGVTTYLPTGDQTSIYEASLKYKEAGTPLVVLAGGDYGMGSSRDWAAKGTFLLGIKAVIATSFERIHRSNLVGMGVLPLQFRDGESREELGLDGTETYDIELDDNLKPGQAIRVTATKEDGTQVLFTAQCRVDTPVEVEYYRNGGILHKVLRDLAQA; encoded by the coding sequence ATGGCTTCCGGAAATCCTTTTGGCGCGGAAGGTCAATTAAAGGCAGCTGGTAGTGAATTCACTTACTACCGTTTACAGAAACTCATCGACGATGGCATTGGAAATATTGAAGCCCTACCTTATTCGATTCGTGTGCTGCTCGAATCATGTCTACGAAACGTTGATGGTTTCGTAGTTAATGAATCCGACGTCAACAACCTGGCCAACTGGAGTGCTGAATCTCCCAATCCGGTAGAAGTCCCTTTCAAACCCGGTCGCGTCGTCCTGCAGGACTTCACCGGCGTGCCCGCTGTTGTCGACCTTGCCGCTCTCCGCAGTGCCATGGTCCGTCTGGGCGGTGATCCTCAGAAAATCAATCCGCTCGTACGCTGTGACCTGGTCATTGACCACTCGGTACAGGTCGACGAATTCGCAACCAGACTCTCGCTGCAGCACAACGTTGAAAAAGAGTTCGAACGCAACCAGGAACGATATCAGTTCCTGCGTTGGGGACAGCAGGCACTGAATAACTTCGGCGTCGTGCCACCCGCCACTGGAATTGTGCATCAGGTTAACCTCGAATATCTGGCCAAAGCGGTCCTCACCAAAGACGGCGTCGCTTATCCCGACAGTCTGGTCGGAACCGACAGCCACACTACCATGATCAACGGCTTGGGCGTCGTTGGCTGGGGAGTCGGCGGCATCGAAGCTGAAGCCGTCATGCTCGGACAACCGATTTACATGCTGACCCCGGAAGTCGTTGGTTTCAAACTCAGTGGAAAACTTCCCGAAGGTGCGACTGCGACCGACCTGGTGCTGCGTATCGTGCAAATGCTGCGAGAGCATGGCGTCGTTGGTAAATTCGTCGAGTTCTTCGGTCCCGGCCTATCGAACATGAGTCTGGCAGACCGAGCCACGATCGCCAATATGGCTCCTGAGTACGGAGCCACCATCGGCTTCTTCCCCGTCGACGACGAAACGTTGAATTACATGCGTCGTACCGGACGGACCGATGCCGAGGTCGATCTGGTCGAACGCTATTACAAAGAACAAGGCATGTTCCGTACTGACAGTTCGCCCGAACCGAGCTTCACCAGTCAGCTGCAGCTTGATATTTCCACCATCGAAGTTTCCCTCGCCGGCCCCAAACGTCCGCAGGACCGCATTGCTCTGACCGATATGAAATCACACTGGCACAGTGATCTCAGTAAGACGTTTGGCAAAGAGGACCCTTCTCCAGTCAGTGTCGCCGTCGAATACAATGATCAGAATTTCAATCTGAAAGACGGTTCCGTTGTCATCGCTGCGATTACCAGTTGTACCAATACCAGTAACCCCTCCGTAATGCTGGGTGCGGGACTCCTGGCGAAAAAAGCTGCTGAAAAAGGGCTTACACGCAAACCGTGGGTTAAAACCAGTCTGGCTCCCGGAAGCCGCGTTGTTACAGATTACCTGGAAAAAGCCGGTCTGACTCCTTACCTCGATCAACTCGGCTTCAACTTGGTCGGCTACGGCTGTACAACCTGTATCGGCAACAGTGGTCCCCTGCCCGCACCGATTTCCAAAGCCATTAACGACAATGATATCGTCGCAGCCGCCGTCCTCTCCGGTAACCGGAACTTCGAAGGTCGTATCAGCCCCGATGTGCGAGCCAACTACTTGGCCAGCCCGCCGCTGGTCGTCGCATACGCTCTGGCAGGCACCACCGATATTGATCTCAGCACTGAACCCCTGGGTCAGGATCAAGACGGCAACGATGTTTTCCTGAAAGATGTCTGGCCTTCTCAAGCTGAAGTCAACGAAACAATGGAATCGGCCATCAATCCCGAAATGTTCCGTGACGAGTATGGTAAAGCGACCGAAGGTTCTCCTGAATGGCAGGCCATCAACGGTGGCGACGGCGACATCTTCGAGTGGGATGAAAAAAGCACCTACATCCAGGAGCCGCCGTTCTTCGTCGACATGCCCGAGACTCCCGCGCCCATCAGTTCCATCAACGGAGCCCGCGTGCTGGTCTCCGTCGGTGATTCGGTAACAACCGACCATATTTCTCCCGCCGGTGCTATCAAAGCCGATTCCCCAGCCGGGAAATATCTGCAGGAGCATGGTATCACTCCCGAAAACTTCAACAGTTACGGCAGCCGCCGCGGTAATGACCGGGTGATGACGCGGGGAACTTTTGCAAACATTCGTCTCAGTAATCTGCTGGCTCCCGGAACCAGCGGCGGTGTCACCACCTATCTGCCGACCGGCGATCAGACTTCGATTTACGAAGCATCGCTCAAATACAAAGAAGCCGGTACACCCCTGGTCGTACTAGCTGGCGGCGATTACGGCATGGGCTCATCTCGCGACTGGGCTGCGAAAGGAACGTTCCTGCTCGGCATCAAAGCCGTGATTGCCACTTCCTTCGAGCGTATTCACCGCTCGAATCTGGTCGGCATGGGCGTGCTGCCTTTGCAGTTCCGTGACGGAGAAAGCCGCGAAGAACTAGGACTCGACGGTACAGAAACTTATGACATTGAGCTGGACGACAACCTGAAACCAGGTCAGGCCATTCGTGTGACCGCCACCAAAGAAGACGGCACGCAGGTTCTGTTCACAGCACAATGTCGCGTGGATACCCCTGTCGAAGTCGAATACTATCGCAACGGCGGCATCCTGCATAAAGTCCTTCGCGATCTGGCACAAGCCTGA